The Stratiformator vulcanicus genome has a segment encoding these proteins:
- the eno gene encoding phosphopyruvate hydratase: protein MSMAIASVHGRQILDSRGNPTVEVDVVLEDGMVGRAAVPSGASTGAHEAHELRDGDKSRFMGKGVSQAVKNVNEEIAEALVDLDATDQMQIDRVMLELDGTENKSRLGANSILACSLASAHAAAKSSFLPLFKYLGGVGANTMPAPMMNIINGGEHASNGIDMQEFMVMPLGFDNFSEALRAGVETFHHLKKVLSDKGMSTAVGDEGGFAPDLPNSEEAIGVILKAIENAGYTPGEQIKIALDCAATEYYSDGKYTIEGKSYGGDEVVDLLKGWVEKYPICSIEDACAEDDWETWKKLTDAVGDEVQLVGDDLFVTNVKRLEKGIEDEVANSILVKVNQIGTLSETIEAVQTAYRNGYTAVMSHRSGETEDTTIADLAVALNTGQIKTGSASRTDRIAKYNQLLRIEELLGADANYGGTIA from the coding sequence ATGAGCATGGCGATCGCTTCGGTCCATGGCAGACAGATTCTCGACAGCCGCGGAAACCCGACCGTTGAGGTCGACGTTGTGCTCGAAGATGGCATGGTCGGACGGGCCGCCGTCCCGAGCGGCGCCAGCACCGGTGCCCACGAAGCCCACGAATTGCGAGACGGCGACAAGAGCCGCTTCATGGGAAAAGGCGTTTCCCAGGCGGTCAAGAACGTCAACGAAGAAATTGCCGAGGCGCTTGTCGATCTCGATGCGACCGATCAGATGCAAATCGATCGCGTGATGCTCGAACTCGACGGCACTGAGAACAAGAGCCGACTCGGGGCGAACTCGATTCTCGCCTGCTCGCTGGCGTCAGCCCATGCGGCCGCGAAGTCGAGTTTCCTGCCGCTGTTCAAGTACCTCGGCGGCGTCGGCGCCAACACGATGCCGGCTCCCATGATGAATATCATCAACGGCGGGGAGCACGCGTCGAACGGCATCGACATGCAGGAATTCATGGTGATGCCCCTCGGGTTCGACAATTTCAGCGAGGCCCTGCGGGCCGGCGTCGAAACCTTCCACCACCTCAAAAAGGTGCTGTCTGACAAGGGGATGAGTACCGCCGTCGGTGACGAAGGCGGGTTCGCTCCCGATCTGCCCAACAGCGAAGAAGCGATCGGCGTGATTCTCAAGGCGATCGAAAACGCCGGCTACACGCCCGGCGAACAGATCAAGATCGCCCTCGATTGCGCCGCGACCGAGTACTACTCGGACGGCAAATACACGATCGAAGGCAAAAGCTACGGCGGAGACGAAGTCGTTGACCTGCTCAAAGGCTGGGTTGAGAAATACCCGATCTGCTCGATCGAAGATGCCTGTGCGGAAGATGACTGGGAGACTTGGAAGAAGCTCACCGATGCCGTCGGCGACGAAGTCCAACTGGTCGGCGACGACCTGTTCGTCACGAATGTGAAACGCTTGGAAAAAGGCATCGAAGACGAAGTCGCCAACAGCATTTTGGTCAAAGTCAATCAGATCGGCACGCTGTCGGAAACGATCGAAGCCGTGCAGACGGCCTATCGCAACGGCTACACCGCCGTCATGAGCCACCGCTCTGGCGAGACCGAAGACACCACGATCGCCGATCTTGCCGTGGCGCTCAATACCGGACAAATCAAGACCGGCTCGGCGAGCCGGACCGATCGAATCGCGAAGTACAACCAACTTCTGCGAATCGAAGAGTTGCTCGGGGCCGACGCCAATTACGGCGGCACGATTGCCTGA
- a CDS encoding DUF444 family protein, with translation MSRAIDQDMQRFKDIVRGRIRKDLRRYITHGELYGRKGRETVSIPVPNVETPRFRHGNKGSGGVGQGEGEDGTPIGRGGDQDGDGTGQAGSEPGGHVREVEVTLDELAEMLAAELALPNIEPKGKDSIKSRKDKYSSIRRTGPDSLRHVKRTYKRALKRQIAAGEFNPKEPRIIPVRGDEEYRSWKPVLEPQANAAIIYMMDVSGSMTDEQKEIVRIESFWIDTWLKKQYDGVERRYIVHDAVAHEVDEDTFYRTRESGGTRISSAYKACSIIIDRDFPPADWNIYCFQFSDGDNWGEDNEGCLKVLTDSILPHCNLFCYGQVESPYGSGDYIRELRRIKDEYEQMILSEIDDKDAIFDSIKTFLGTGR, from the coding sequence ATGAGCCGGGCCATAGATCAGGACATGCAGCGGTTCAAGGACATCGTCCGGGGCCGCATTCGCAAGGACCTGCGTCGCTACATAACCCATGGGGAACTCTACGGACGCAAGGGCCGTGAGACCGTGAGTATCCCCGTACCGAATGTCGAGACGCCACGGTTCCGTCACGGCAACAAAGGCTCCGGTGGCGTCGGACAGGGGGAAGGCGAAGACGGAACCCCGATCGGTCGCGGCGGCGATCAGGACGGCGACGGCACCGGCCAAGCCGGCAGCGAACCGGGCGGCCACGTGCGCGAGGTTGAGGTGACGCTGGACGAATTGGCCGAGATGCTCGCCGCCGAACTCGCGCTGCCCAACATCGAGCCCAAGGGCAAAGACAGCATCAAGAGCCGTAAGGACAAGTACTCAAGTATCCGCCGCACCGGCCCCGATTCCCTGCGTCACGTGAAACGAACCTACAAGCGAGCGCTCAAGCGGCAGATTGCGGCGGGCGAATTCAATCCGAAGGAGCCGCGGATCATCCCCGTCAGAGGCGACGAAGAATACCGCTCATGGAAACCGGTGCTGGAGCCGCAGGCCAACGCCGCGATCATCTACATGATGGATGTGTCCGGCTCGATGACCGATGAGCAGAAGGAGATCGTGCGGATCGAATCTTTCTGGATCGATACCTGGCTCAAAAAGCAGTACGACGGCGTCGAACGTCGCTACATCGTCCACGATGCCGTCGCCCATGAGGTCGATGAAGACACGTTCTACCGCACGCGCGAATCAGGCGGCACGCGCATCAGCAGTGCCTACAAGGCCTGTAGCATAATCATCGACCGCGACTTCCCGCCGGCCGACTGGAACATCTACTGCTTTCAGTTTTCCGATGGCGATAACTGGGGCGAAGACAACGAAGGCTGCCTGAAAGTACTGACCGACTCGATCCTGCCCCATTGCAACCTGTTCTGCTACGGGCAAGTCGAAAGCCCCTACGGCTCCGGCGACTACATCCGCGAACTCCGGCGCATTAAAGACGAATACGAGCAGATGATCCTATCGGAAATCGACGACAAGGATGCGATCTTCGATTCAATTAAGACGTTTCTGGGAACGGGGCGGTGA
- a CDS encoding Uma2 family endonuclease yields the protein MSTAIQQRLTPEDLLDMQDGDQYELVDGQLVEPAMSTESGWLASWIAFVLTGHVAENGHAWVCSETVQYRCFPDDPNRVRKPDVSVLLKSTRPQRPDREGFCLERPDIAVEIISPSDALLAIKEKLADYRAAKIPLIWLVHPDDLTIWVYRDAAKEPQYLEIDDQVDGGSVLPNFQKKVAELFPPELVQEFRLK from the coding sequence ATGAGCACCGCCATCCAACAGCGATTGACTCCCGAAGACCTGCTCGACATGCAGGACGGGGACCAATACGAACTTGTCGACGGACAACTGGTGGAGCCTGCGATGAGCACCGAGTCGGGTTGGTTAGCTAGCTGGATCGCGTTCGTGTTGACCGGCCATGTCGCCGAAAATGGCCACGCATGGGTCTGCTCAGAGACGGTTCAATATCGCTGCTTCCCCGACGACCCGAATCGTGTACGCAAGCCGGATGTCTCGGTACTGCTGAAATCAACTCGCCCGCAACGACCCGATCGCGAAGGCTTCTGCCTCGAACGCCCCGACATTGCGGTCGAAATTATCTCGCCAAGCGATGCGCTACTCGCGATTAAAGAGAAGCTGGCCGATTATCGTGCGGCGAAGATTCCCCTCATTTGGCTCGTGCATCCGGATGATCTGACGATATGGGTATACCGCGATGCCGCGAAGGAGCCGCAATATCTGGAGATCGACGACCAAGTCGATGGCGGCTCTGTCCTGCCCAACTTTCAAAAGAAGGTCGCGGAACTGTTTCCCCCCGAACTGGTCCAGGAGTTCCGACTAAAGTGA
- a CDS encoding SpoVR family protein, which produces MPISTQRELPAEIRSLQDRIEDKAREYGLDFFETIFEMVDYEEMSMLAAYGGFPIRYPHWKFGAEYDEMMKSYSYGLSKIYEMVINTDPSYAYLLTANEMADQKLVIAHVYGHVDFFKNNYWFSRTNRRMLDQMANHAARIGRYVDRYGFEEVERMIDCALSIDDLIDPHLPFVDPKDRKKSDSTPDGDKVTPRRFEAKGYMDSFINPPEVMALEESDQKERRRASEESRSFPAAPQRDVLLFLLEHSSLKDWQRDILSIIRDEAYYYAPQGQTKIMNEGWASYWHTTIMTQFALDPSEVVTYADHHSGTMATSPQRLNPYKLGIELFRDIEERWDKGQFGLEWEQCDDVDRKENWNLDLGLGREKIFEVRRIHNDITFIDEFLTPEFCAKHKMFSFAYNDSNDFYEIASREFQKIKQQLLTSLTNHGRPVIRVVDGNFGNRGELLLKHEFQGIELRQDYARDVMQNLELLWGRPVNIETVIDEEPALMTFDGEEHDVAPM; this is translated from the coding sequence ATGCCCATCTCCACCCAACGCGAACTCCCCGCCGAAATCCGCTCCTTACAGGATCGGATCGAGGACAAGGCTCGGGAATACGGGCTTGATTTCTTCGAGACCATTTTTGAGATGGTCGACTACGAAGAGATGTCGATGCTCGCCGCCTACGGCGGCTTTCCGATCCGCTATCCGCACTGGAAGTTCGGCGCCGAATACGACGAAATGATGAAGTCGTACTCTTACGGCCTCTCGAAGATTTACGAGATGGTCATTAATACCGACCCGAGCTATGCCTATCTCTTGACCGCGAACGAGATGGCCGATCAGAAGCTCGTGATCGCGCATGTCTACGGTCACGTCGACTTTTTTAAGAACAACTACTGGTTCAGCCGGACTAATCGGCGAATGCTCGATCAGATGGCCAACCATGCCGCGAGGATTGGTCGGTATGTCGATCGCTACGGATTCGAAGAAGTCGAACGGATGATCGACTGCGCGCTTTCGATCGACGACCTGATCGACCCTCACCTTCCGTTCGTTGACCCGAAAGATCGCAAAAAAAGCGACAGCACCCCTGATGGCGACAAAGTCACCCCTCGCCGTTTTGAAGCGAAGGGTTACATGGATTCGTTCATTAATCCGCCCGAAGTGATGGCTTTGGAGGAGAGCGATCAGAAGGAGCGCAGGCGAGCCAGCGAAGAGAGTCGGTCATTTCCGGCCGCGCCTCAGCGGGACGTGCTGTTATTTCTCTTGGAACACTCGTCGCTCAAAGACTGGCAGCGAGACATCTTAAGCATCATTCGTGATGAGGCTTATTATTACGCTCCGCAGGGGCAGACGAAAATCATGAATGAGGGCTGGGCCAGCTATTGGCACACCACCATCATGACGCAATTCGCACTCGATCCTTCGGAGGTCGTCACCTACGCCGACCATCACTCCGGAACGATGGCGACAAGCCCGCAGCGACTCAATCCGTATAAGCTCGGCATCGAACTATTTCGTGACATCGAGGAGCGGTGGGACAAAGGGCAGTTCGGTTTGGAGTGGGAGCAATGCGATGATGTGGATCGGAAGGAAAACTGGAATCTCGATCTCGGGCTGGGTCGGGAAAAGATTTTTGAGGTCCGGCGGATCCACAATGACATTACTTTTATTGACGAATTCCTGACGCCGGAGTTCTGCGCGAAGCACAAGATGTTCAGTTTCGCCTATAATGACTCCAACGATTTCTATGAAATCGCCAGCCGCGAATTTCAAAAGATCAAACAGCAATTGCTGACGAGCTTGACCAATCACGGTCGTCCTGTCATTCGGGTTGTCGACGGCAACTTCGGCAACCGGGGCGAATTACTCTTAAAGCATGAGTTCCAAGGCATTGAGTTGCGACAGGACTACGCACGCGACGTAATGCAAAACCTGGAATTGCTCTGGGGCCGACCGGTCAATATTGAAACCGTCATCGACGAGGAGCCGGCCCTGATGACCTTCGACGGCGAAGAACACGACGTCGCGCCGATGTAA
- a CDS encoding mandelate racemase/muconate lactonizing enzyme family protein, whose translation MESIIATLFGERPRSLNRRRFLAGSAAGLFTAYWTVADGGDHAEGGLKLRKNLAVKSLAIAAIELLQDRNRYWCRVSGPETAFGVAEVPNRVMKSRSLLNDAVAPYFLGRDGWSLETLVDGVYVANSNYKLGGVPFWICVAAVELATLDMLGRQVGKPVGELFADRRRNEVPIYISRFNRDNAAAGEVASVADVLKRTGATACKLKVGRRMSNTKAQARRDLKMVELARSEFGDDVAIYLDANGSYTTEGAIRLGREFAKSGVGFLEEPCPWEDFESTRQVAEALELPIAGGEQDSSLPKLRWMMRHGALDLVQPDLFYHGGMIRCLRLAKIAGKFGLKVTPHSPKVGGQANPMLQFASIVPNIGPHQEYRETGRINDGKVTISDTPGLGIKSSDLKNAKSVLRVVGQ comes from the coding sequence ATGGAATCGATAATCGCGACATTATTTGGCGAAAGACCACGTTCGCTCAATCGCCGCCGTTTTCTCGCAGGCTCAGCGGCCGGCCTTTTCACAGCTTATTGGACGGTCGCCGACGGAGGCGATCACGCTGAGGGCGGTTTAAAACTCCGCAAAAACCTCGCAGTTAAGTCGCTCGCGATTGCAGCCATTGAACTGCTGCAAGATCGCAACAGGTACTGGTGCCGGGTGAGTGGTCCCGAAACGGCCTTTGGGGTCGCCGAGGTTCCGAATCGGGTTATGAAGTCCCGCTCGCTGCTCAACGACGCGGTTGCCCCTTACTTTCTCGGTCGCGATGGCTGGAGCCTCGAAACGCTGGTCGATGGCGTTTACGTCGCGAACAGCAACTATAAATTGGGCGGTGTGCCATTTTGGATCTGCGTTGCGGCGGTTGAACTGGCAACGCTCGATATGCTCGGTCGGCAGGTGGGCAAGCCCGTCGGGGAGCTGTTTGCTGATCGACGGCGCAACGAAGTTCCGATCTATATTTCGCGCTTTAATCGGGATAACGCGGCCGCCGGCGAAGTAGCAAGTGTCGCTGACGTTCTTAAACGCACCGGCGCGACGGCTTGTAAGCTGAAGGTCGGTCGCCGGATGTCGAACACCAAAGCACAGGCGAGACGCGACCTTAAGATGGTCGAGCTCGCGCGAAGCGAATTCGGCGATGATGTCGCGATCTACCTCGACGCAAACGGCTCCTATACGACTGAGGGAGCGATTCGGCTGGGGCGGGAATTTGCCAAGTCGGGCGTCGGTTTTCTTGAAGAACCCTGCCCTTGGGAAGATTTTGAATCGACGCGACAGGTCGCCGAGGCTTTGGAGCTACCGATCGCCGGCGGGGAGCAGGACTCGAGCCTGCCGAAGCTTCGCTGGATGATGCGGCACGGGGCGCTGGACCTTGTGCAACCCGACCTGTTCTATCACGGCGGCATGATCCGCTGCCTTCGGCTCGCAAAGATTGCCGGCAAATTCGGTCTTAAGGTCACGCCACACAGTCCGAAGGTCGGGGGTCAGGCCAACCCAATGCTTCAATTTGCCTCGATCGTCCCGAACATCGGCCCCCATCAGGAATATCGCGAAACCGGCCGAATTAATGACGGAAAGGTCACGATCTCTGATACACCCGGTCTGGGAATTAAGTCTTCCGACCTTAAAAACGCGAAGTCGGTTTTGCGGGTGGTCGGGCAATAG
- a CDS encoding ABC transporter ATP-binding protein: MSSLTLTDVSKTFGRAGRDPHPVHAVEEVSLTIADGEFLVLLGPSGCGKSTLLRMIAGLEEVTAGSIKLGDRDVTHAEPKDRDVAMVFQNYALYPHMSVENNLGFALRMRGDSKAAIRSRVEETAVLLGLGDLLHRKPRELSGGQMQRVAVGRAIVRQPAAFLFDEPLSNLDAALRDQLRRELKSLHQRLKATMVYVTHDQTEAMTLGDRIAVMNGGTVQQVGPPAEVYDRPANTFVAGFIGSPPMNLLPVESIPSQSFPEGTATVGFRPEHGSFASPGVDASSATISIAAEVRDIQRLGGMLLVEANAAEATLILSVTPEKEPSRGRAAIVIEPKHVHLFDRSGTRIRSLADPE, encoded by the coding sequence ATGTCCTCGCTGACCCTCACCGACGTTTCGAAGACCTTCGGGCGAGCTGGGCGTGACCCACATCCGGTACACGCCGTTGAAGAGGTCTCGCTCACGATTGCCGATGGGGAATTCCTCGTATTGCTGGGGCCGAGCGGCTGCGGGAAGTCGACACTGCTGCGGATGATCGCGGGACTGGAAGAGGTGACGGCAGGGTCGATTAAGCTCGGCGATCGCGATGTCACGCACGCCGAGCCGAAAGATCGCGATGTCGCGATGGTGTTCCAGAATTACGCCCTCTATCCCCACATGTCGGTCGAGAACAACCTCGGCTTCGCGTTGCGGATGCGGGGCGACTCGAAGGCGGCCATTCGCAGTCGGGTTGAGGAAACTGCGGTACTGCTGGGGCTGGGCGATCTGCTGCATCGCAAGCCGAGGGAGCTCTCGGGCGGACAGATGCAGAGGGTAGCCGTCGGACGGGCGATCGTGCGGCAACCGGCGGCTTTTCTGTTCGATGAACCTCTCTCGAACCTTGATGCGGCCCTCCGCGATCAGCTCCGTCGCGAACTGAAATCGCTGCATCAGCGATTAAAAGCCACGATGGTTTATGTCACCCACGATCAGACCGAGGCCATGACGCTGGGCGACCGCATCGCCGTGATGAATGGCGGAACGGTCCAGCAAGTCGGCCCGCCCGCCGAGGTCTATGACCGGCCTGCGAATACATTTGTGGCTGGTTTCATCGGTTCACCGCCAATGAATTTGCTACCGGTTGAGTCGATACCGTCTCAATCTTTTCCTGAAGGGACGGCCACCGTCGGCTTCCGGCCTGAGCACGGCTCGTTCGCATCGCCGGGCGTTGACGCGTCCTCCGCGACGATCTCGATCGCGGCCGAGGTCCGCGACATTCAACGCTTGGGCGGAATGCTTCTGGTCGAGGCGAACGCTGCAGAAGCAACGCTAATTTTATCTGTCACGCCGGAGAAGGAGCCGTCGCGGGGGCGGGCCGCCATCGTTATCGAACCGAAGCACGTTCATCTATTTGATCGGAGCGGAACGCGAATCAGATCACTCGCAGATCCCGAATAG
- the hpt gene encoding hypoxanthine phosphoribosyltransferase yields the protein MKTLIEADEIREKVAELGERIATDYRGKPLTLLGVLTGSLIFLSDLMRQIELPHRVGLIQASSYRGAVTEPGHLSINASLLPELRDRDVVLVDDIFDTGHTLVALHERVRQEEPASIRSAVLLWKEGRSEVERIPDYYCFRIPDRFVVGYGLDYADEFRHLPYVAELEPEDLRGNE from the coding sequence GTGAAGACTTTGATCGAAGCTGACGAGATTCGCGAGAAGGTCGCCGAATTGGGCGAGCGGATCGCGACCGATTATCGGGGGAAGCCGCTGACGCTGCTGGGCGTGCTGACCGGCAGTTTGATTTTCCTCTCCGACCTGATGCGGCAGATCGAGCTGCCTCATCGCGTGGGACTGATCCAAGCCTCCAGCTATCGCGGCGCGGTGACTGAACCGGGCCACCTGTCGATCAACGCCAGCCTGCTACCTGAGCTGCGCGACCGCGACGTCGTATTGGTCGATGATATCTTTGACACGGGTCACACGCTCGTCGCGCTGCACGAACGCGTCCGGCAGGAAGAGCCCGCCTCGATCCGCTCGGCGGTGCTGCTTTGGAAGGAGGGACGTTCGGAGGTCGAGCGGATTCCCGATTATTACTGCTTTCGAATCCCCGACCGATTTGTAGTGGGTTACGGCCTCGACTATGCGGACGAATTTCGCCATCTGCCGTACGTCGCGGAATTGGAACCGGAAGATCTCCGTGGGAATGAGTGA
- a CDS encoding alpha/beta hydrolase-fold protein codes for MSWREESIEGVTADVYPPSEAGNAVLLFLHGHTGRTLRDNPVWTELLDRHGFGCVCPHGARCWWLDRHCSEFASDKTPISFLRESVVPWISEQFNVAPPRIPLSGVSMGGQGALQLSYRQPREFPIVAAISPAVDFQIWHGRGLPLDEMFATAEAARQATAILELHPLNWPRHQLILCDPTDEEWFESAERLTMKLSSMGIPHERDLETEAGGHGWEYYDAMAPKVMSFIAERLEK; via the coding sequence GTGAGTTGGCGAGAAGAATCGATCGAAGGGGTGACGGCGGATGTCTATCCACCCAGCGAAGCCGGCAACGCGGTGCTGTTGTTTTTGCATGGGCACACAGGCCGGACACTCAGGGACAACCCCGTCTGGACCGAACTGCTCGACCGGCACGGCTTCGGCTGCGTCTGCCCGCACGGGGCTCGGTGCTGGTGGCTGGATCGGCATTGCAGCGAGTTTGCTTCTGACAAGACCCCAATATCGTTTCTCCGAGAGAGCGTCGTTCCGTGGATCAGCGAGCAGTTCAACGTCGCTCCGCCACGCATCCCTTTGAGCGGCGTCAGTATGGGGGGGCAGGGTGCGCTTCAACTTTCGTATCGACAGCCGCGTGAGTTTCCGATTGTGGCCGCGATCAGCCCGGCGGTCGACTTTCAAATTTGGCACGGCCGCGGTTTGCCGCTCGATGAGATGTTTGCCACCGCCGAAGCCGCTCGCCAAGCGACGGCGATCCTCGAACTGCATCCACTGAACTGGCCGCGGCATCAGCTCATTCTGTGCGACCCGACCGATGAGGAATGGTTCGAAAGCGCCGAACGCCTCACGATGAAACTCTCGTCGATGGGCATCCCGCACGAACGCGACCTCGAAACCGAAGCCGGCGGCCACGGCTGGGAGTATTACGACGCGATGGCCCCGAAAGTAATGTCATTTATTGCAGAGCGCCTTGAAAAATAA
- a CDS encoding sugar phosphorylase, translating into MNLSDDALSKIRSLLEPLYPDRVDEVAGRLDELAGRYTDLPKRDADGLWDERDIVLITYGDQVRGGEGAALAAQTKFLLDHGLKDGLSTVHLLPCFPYSSDDGFSVIDYREIDPDVGTWDDVAALGEQFDVMYDLVLNHCSQHSDYFKGYLAGTEPYTNFFIEADPEDERLAMVTRPRSLPLLTQYASSRGDKHVWTTFSDDQVDLNFAEPDVLVEMFDVLLTYAKQGGRIIRLDAIAYLWKKLGTNCIHLPETHAVVKLMRVLLDELAPGTILLTETNVPHSENVGYFGDNVPGENRGDEAQMVYQFSLAPLLLDAFLHEDATYLIRWLAKLEHFGGSRTYFNFTASHDGIGVRPLEGLVPPERVQELADAVKARGGRVSTRRNADGSDSPYELNITYFSAMADSDSDEQSDRPVRRFLASQAVMLALRGIPGVYFHSLIGTLNDLRGMAKTGRARTINRRKFELDELEGIVNNESSPQAVVFNAYRSLLKVRRKQQAFHPDAPQSVFADAPPELVVFARRAVDESQTILVACNTSSKPVELPAAARVLCPKGTDLITGESLSTDRPIPPLRTVWLDAGH; encoded by the coding sequence ATGAATCTGTCTGACGATGCACTGTCGAAAATTCGCTCGCTGCTCGAACCGCTTTACCCCGACCGGGTCGACGAGGTCGCCGGCCGATTGGACGAACTCGCCGGACGTTACACCGACCTGCCGAAACGCGATGCCGACGGCCTGTGGGATGAGCGCGATATCGTCCTGATCACGTACGGCGATCAGGTCCGCGGCGGCGAAGGGGCGGCCTTGGCGGCGCAAACAAAGTTTCTGCTCGATCACGGTTTAAAAGACGGGCTCAGCACCGTCCACCTGTTGCCCTGTTTTCCTTATTCATCGGACGACGGATTCAGCGTTATCGATTATCGCGAAATCGATCCCGACGTCGGCACCTGGGACGATGTCGCCGCCCTCGGTGAACAATTCGACGTGATGTACGACCTCGTGCTGAATCATTGCTCGCAGCACAGCGATTATTTCAAAGGCTATCTCGCGGGGACGGAACCTTACACGAACTTCTTTATCGAAGCCGACCCGGAAGACGAGCGCCTTGCGATGGTCACCCGGCCTCGGAGCCTGCCGCTGCTGACGCAATATGCCTCGTCACGCGGCGACAAACATGTCTGGACGACATTCAGCGACGATCAGGTCGATCTTAATTTCGCCGAGCCGGACGTGCTCGTTGAGATGTTCGACGTGCTGCTGACCTACGCCAAGCAAGGCGGCCGAATTATTCGGCTCGACGCGATAGCCTACCTGTGGAAGAAGTTGGGGACGAACTGTATTCACCTTCCCGAGACACACGCGGTCGTTAAGTTAATGCGGGTGCTGCTCGATGAGCTTGCCCCCGGCACCATCCTGCTCACCGAAACGAACGTGCCGCACTCGGAGAACGTCGGCTATTTCGGCGATAACGTCCCCGGTGAGAACCGCGGCGATGAAGCGCAGATGGTCTATCAATTCAGTCTCGCCCCCCTACTGCTGGATGCCTTCCTGCATGAAGACGCCACCTATTTAATCCGCTGGCTCGCGAAGCTGGAGCACTTCGGCGGGTCCCGAACTTACTTTAATTTCACGGCCTCACACGACGGCATCGGCGTGAGGCCGCTTGAGGGACTCGTGCCCCCCGAGCGAGTTCAAGAATTAGCCGACGCCGTAAAAGCCCGCGGAGGACGCGTCAGCACGCGCCGCAACGCCGACGGGTCGGATAGCCCCTACGAACTCAACATCACTTATTTTTCCGCGATGGCCGACAGCGATTCGGACGAACAGTCGGATCGACCTGTTCGACGATTCCTCGCCTCGCAAGCCGTGATGCTGGCTCTTCGCGGCATCCCGGGCGTTTATTTTCACAGCCTCATCGGGACACTCAACGACTTAAGAGGGATGGCGAAGACCGGGCGAGCCCGCACCATTAATCGCCGAAAGTTTGAGCTGGACGAGTTGGAGGGCATCGTCAACAACGAGTCTTCGCCGCAGGCTGTGGTGTTTAATGCTTATCGCAGCCTGCTCAAGGTCCGCCGCAAGCAGCAGGCATTTCATCCCGACGCCCCGCAGAGCGTCTTCGCCGATGCTCCCCCCGAATTGGTGGTTTTCGCCCGGCGGGCGGTCGATGAAAGCCAGACGATCCTCGTCGCCTGCAACACGTCATCAAAGCCCGTCGAACTACCCGCCGCCGCCCGGGTCCTATGCCCCAAAGGCACCGACCTGATCACCGGCGAGTCCCTCTCCACCGACCGCCCGATTCCGCCGCTAAGAACAGTTTGGCTGGACGCGGGGCATTAA